In Macadamia integrifolia cultivar HAES 741 chromosome 13, SCU_Mint_v3, whole genome shotgun sequence, one DNA window encodes the following:
- the LOC122060135 gene encoding endochitinase EP3-like: MGTSKMAVTLTIRKSLLAITLAGILTGLMPESVMGQNCGCASNLCCSKYGYCGTGDTYCGTGCQSGPCYASGTPPSSSSSSSSVADIVTQSFFDGIINQAASSCAGKSFYTRAAFLSATNSYPSFGTTGTTDDIKREIAAFFAHVTHETGHFCYIEEINGASHNYCDSSNTEYPCVAGKQYYGRGPLQLTWNYNYGAAGKSIGFDGLNSPETVANDVVISFKAGLWFWMNNCHSIITSGQGFGATIKAINGAIECNGGNTAAVEARVQYYKDYCNQFGVAPGDNLTC, translated from the exons ATGGGTACTTCCAAAATGGCCGTGACTCTTACAATTAGGAAAAGCCTTCTAGCCATCACTTTGGCCGGAATTTTAACCGGGCTGATGCCAGAATCTGTCATGGGTCAGAATTGTGGCTGTGCATCAAATCTTTGCTGTAGCAAGTATGGGTATTGTGGAACTGGCGATACTTATTGCGGCACTGGATGTCAATCTGGTCCTTGCTATGCCAGTGGAACACCGccatcgtcttcttcttcatcgtcaTCGGTGGCCGATATAGTTACACAATCATTCTTTGATGGGATAATCAATCAGGCTGCCTCAAGCTGTGCAGGCAAGAGCTTCTATACGCGTGCTGCATTCCTCAGTGCAACTAATTCTTATCCTAGCTTCGGCACAACTGGAACAACTGATGATATTAAAAGAGAGATTGCCGCATTTTTCGCCCATGTAACACATGAGACTGGAC ACTTCTGTTACATAGAAGAGATAAATGGTGCTTCTCACAATTACTGTGATAGTTCAAATACAGAGTATCCATGCGTCGCTGGCAAGCAGTACTATGGCCGTGGACCACTCCAGCTAACGTGGAATTATAATTATGGGGCTGCAGGAAAGAGTATTGGATTTGATGGGCTAAATTCTCCTGAAACTGTGGCCAACGATGTTGTGATTTCATTCAAGGCTGGATTGtggttttggatgaataattgccattcaatCATTACTTCTGGTCAAGGATTTGGAGCAACGATTAAAGCCATCAACGGTGCAATTGAATGCAATGGTGGAAACACAGCAGCTGTGGAAGCTCGTGTTCAATATTACAAGGACTATTGTAACCAATTTGGCGTGGCACCTGGTGACAACCTCACTTGTTAA